Part of the Mus caroli chromosome 1, CAROLI_EIJ_v1.1, whole genome shotgun sequence genome, gctttaaaagaaattaaaatgtctaCCTGACACTATAGGAAAgcatgggcacatgcacacacagacacatgaatacATTTTCTCTCACACTTAAAACAGAAGCACACCCACACCACAGTAGTCAGAAGAATTTACCCTTGTGTGCCAGACAATTAACAATTTCAGAAATGCAAAGCGAGGGAGAGTCAGCTGATATACCTAACCTATAAATACATGGCAGGCATTGTTAGCGGGAAGTGTGCCTCCATACACTCTCCAAGGACAGACCTTGTAATAGACATCAGCACACAGGGAGGCAGGTTCCAGCATCTTCCGACTGCACTGATGAAGGCCACACACTCAGGCCCTCTATAGGTGCTCAGTCACATGGCCTGCTTTCTAGAATCCAATAGGTTCTGTATGACCTGTCACCTTGATCTGCCTGTGTTCCTTATTCATCCATGTACTGAAGCCGTGAGCTTCAGTAGCAAATGACAATTAATATCACTTTGGCTTCTGTGGCAGAGAGAGGGCTACACAGTATTCCCAAGCATATTCATCTAAACAAAGCCCCtaattttagtcatttattttttttccaaatgtagACTCAAAGCAGGGTGATGTTGATAACCACCTCTGTCCATCACACATCCTTCTGAAGAAATCGGGAAGTATTCTTTGGGTCCCTATAACAATGCAGACTTAAAACCATTCTATGGAAGTTCATGAGTACCATATAATAAGACTCAAACTCTGAAACGATAGCAACAGAGACAACACGTATGTGGGTACTGTGATGAACACAGCTGATTAGAAACGGGAAAAGGCACACCAGCCGGTGAGAGGGAACGGCCAGCTAcacatttgctttctgtttgctttgtttttagctttctttttctctttcagtaaaTTTCTAAATTGTTCAAAGCATTCTTATTCTCTGTGTCAGTAACAACAAGTTTGGCACATTGACATTGTGATATAATGTATGCTATGTTCAAAAAACTTAGAAATTtcgtgtactcataaacatatcTTTCATGTAGTGCACAGATATCTTACATTTATTGAAATCAAATACCGAAAGGTTGGTAACTGATTTACAGAAGCAATCACAGACTGCAAAAacatgtgtgtcacacacacacatacacacacacacacacacacacaccatacacatacacaatcaagGGAAAACTGCGTCCTCCGTTGGTGAACTTCTCATACCCACGGTGCTTTCCCAGGGCTTCCATAGAACAGCTAAGACGTCTGCCCTTCATTCTTGATGAGATTTTTCAGCAATAACTTTACATTCATACTGCAAAGATTAAAAGGTCGAAAAGTTAACATATTAATCTCTTGTGAATTGCAACtttcaaacaaattaaaaagctCTAAAAATGAATGTTTCAGTATGTGTTTACTTTATTCCTCAAAGAACCAAGAGTTATATAATGGCATTCTGAAAGTGAAGACAACAATGGAAGATAGCAAAAAAGAGAACCATTTCCACACTGCAAGCAACAACAGCTGGTATGATATAATATAGCATATATAATAAGCacagtgtgtttcttttgtgCTCCAAGATCAGCCAAGGGCAAGCCATGAACTTAGGACAAACCTGAATTTCAATCATTATTTCAAATCACTGTATGTAACAATATGAAggataataattaaaacaatattctAAAAGAATAGCTACCAAAATGTATGATGTATATTATGcccttttcattttaaacattgttCTTTTCCTAGGGGCTGAGGGTATGAAGAAAaccagggttcaatccccagtaccacataaccCGGTGTAGTGGTGCAAGgcctacaatctcagcacttgaggaagaagcaggaagaccaaaaaCTCAAGGGCATCCTAGGCTAcgcagtgagttcaaggacagatgGGCTACTTGAGAGctagtctcaagaaaaaaaaagtcctttgttTGTAGAACAGAAAAGTgtaaaccaataaaaacaaaacaacaaaagtcaaGTATCAAATATGGTCAACAAATTCTACCATCCTACCCATAacctatttttccttttctctccagttGTTCCTCAAGTATTAATATTCCTCAGATTAAATTCATCCTAATGACTTATTTCAATTAAAGTGCAAAGGACAGGTCACAGAACACTACTTTTGCCAATGCTTTCCCTTGAGTGATGGCCACTTTGTCATGCAACTCACACACTGCATGGCCTCAGCTTACCATTGCCAGTTGACGACCAATGTTTCCCATCGTTATGCCTCCAGCAAAAAATATACATGGCAACCAAGAACGGACATAGAGAAAATCTGGAGATGTGTATCtagaataatagaaatattttaataacccACAGAGCTAGGGCAAGGGTACTCAAGGCAAGCATAATGAAGGTAAGTGAGTCTGTATATTAAACCTGCTAAACCCACTGCGACCCTCGGTTCTGAATGCAGTTATTGCTGATTTACAGAATAACCAGGTGACAAGGACAATACTTACTGATAAACACCATTGTAGACTAACAGTTGGGTGACAACGGTTGCTAAGAAAGCAATTCCAACACCAAGGCCAAAACCACTTCTAGATCTGTCAAAAGTCCACCACAGTCCTACTGACAGTGCAGCCAGTGTGAGGGAAAACTGGAAGTTGTTGTCGAAGTCTACTTTCTGAGACCAGTGCTAAGGAGCCATCAGAAACAAGGAAGCCAGTGACACCAACAATTCACTTCTCTAAAACGAGACAATCTGTTCCTGCTGGAATGTCCTCAACCTTCTAACACAACATACAACATTAGGTACAAATAAAACTATGTTTAAATGCCAAACACAGAGGGCATTAATTAACAGAGCCTACCTTCTTGTAACCAATATGGGAAAAAAATAGGCTATACACATTCCTCATTATAAAGTCTAGAGTACTCTTTAGAACGTACACTTCAGATAGTATTGCTAtctgaagaaaagaacaaacctttgggggtaaaagaaagaaaggaaggaaggaggaaaggggaaaaggggggaagggggaaagggggaaaggaaggaaggaaggaaggaaggaaggaaggaaggaaggaaggaggaaggaagggaagaaagaaaagaaaaggaaaggaaaggaaaggaaaggaaagaaaagaaaagaaaagaaaagaaaagaaaagaaaagaaaagaaaaaagaaaagaaaagaaaaaaagaaaagagaagagaagagaaaggaagaaagaaattagaaaattaagaaaggaaggaaggatggaagaaaagaaaaccaataataCTTCTCAAAAAGGTTTACAATTACTTGAAAATCATACAGGAACTTGGAAATAGAAGAGCTGACAGCTATTTAACAGGGTAGCACATTGGCTATGTGATTTACTGACAGACACATTTTATAATAATGCAGTTCAGAACAAGAGGACCAAGGACATAGCATCCCTTTCTATTATGTCAACTGCTCTAGTTTTAATTTGTTGAGGATAAAGCCTTGAAGTGAACATTATCTCCCCCCTGCCAAGCTCTTCTGGTGCCTGTGACTTTCTAGCAGGGCACTTTGCTctgaagatattttatttctgGCACCCACTTAAGTCTATTCACAAATGTATAGCCCCTTTTGCTCAAAAATCTCTGAGCAGAATGAAGCCTTACAAATtcaattttctgattttttttcttcttgctagaGGATTACACTAAGAAAGTTAATTCTGAGTGTCATTAAAAGGACATTTTCTATACCCCAGAGGCTCCACCTTGGCTGACCTGAGCAGACTCGCTGGCCTTGCCAGAACCTCAGcaatctctcctgtctctgcccatgAAGTCATTTCCTGATTCCAGTGATACTCCACTttccccaccactaccaccattacCACATTCTCACTAAAGCATACAACCCCCCGCTAGCTGAATCCTTGGCATCGGGGACTGCTGtatgtttctctccttttaatttttttaaaggttttatttatgtattttatgtatatgagtacactgtagctgacttcaaacacaccagaagagggcatctaatctcattacagatggttgtgagccaccatgtggttgctgggatttgaactcaggacctccagaagaacagtcagtgctcttaacccctgagccatctctctagcgcccccccccccccagtatgcTACTCTCTTAAGATCAGTtttaaaagctgggcatagtTGTGCATACCTTTGATCTTAGCACTCtcaggcaaaggcaagtggatcttttggcatttgtggccagcctggcctgcatagtgaattctaggaaagccagggctacacagacaaacactgtctcaaaaagcaagcaagcaaagagatCAGTTCTTGTGAGTGGCTGATTTAGCAAGAAACTAACAGTTCATCTGAgcaagtttctctctttttttggctATCCTTATATATATACTCCGAAACACAGGGTTCTGAGCACTGATTCCTTTGTGCAAGAGACATTCAAATAAATGGATGATGGGATACAATCCTAATAGGGTCCTTCTCTGCTAACTAAATAATTTAGCACAGGAAGGAGGCTTCTAGGGTAAATAAGTCAAGTACATCAATTTCAGAGGCTGTATCTTGTAGTTTTCCAAACTctacctaactttttttttctttgataattttatttatttatttatttatttatttatttatttatttattgagacagggtttttttgtgtatccctagctgtcctggaactcactttgtagaccaagctggcctcgaacttggaaattcccctgcctctgcctcccaagtgctgggattaaagacgtgagccaccactgccctgctgataatctttattattaatttttccctttttttaattggatattttctttatttacatttcaaatgttatcccctttcctggtttcccctccaaaaaaca contains:
- the Insig2 gene encoding insulin-induced gene 2 protein isoform X2; this translates as MRCVAVFVGINHASAKVDFDNNFQFSLTLAALSVGLWWTFDRSRSGFGLGVGIAFLATVVTQLLVYNGVYQYTSPDFLYVRSWLPCIFFAGGITMGNIGRQLAMYECKVIAEKSHQE